One stretch of Microvirga lotononidis DNA includes these proteins:
- the dxr gene encoding 1-deoxy-D-xylulose-5-phosphate reductoisomerase has translation MTRSLTILGATGSIGRSTADVVLAHRDEFRIEAVVGGRDAPALAKMARELGANFAALADERGGEALREALAGTGIASGAGPSAVLDAAERDADIVLAAISGTAGLAPTHAALKAGRRIALANKESLVSAGAAFMADARQRGVEIMPVDSEHNALDHALAAGLGRDVEKAVITASGGPFRSWTREAIAAAGAKEASAHPVWSMGSKINIDSATLMNKGLELIEAHHLFDLPEERLDVLVHPEAIVHGLVQWSDGAVTAGLALPDMKVPIANALRNQGRLTMDLPRLDLAAIGRLSFERPDEERFPCLSLAKAALRAGGAMPTILNAANEIAVESYMAGHIRFYDISEIVERVCSMFSGRRISAPATVADALGMDQEARQVTRQLIPTYAEATRP, from the coding sequence ATGACCCGTTCCCTTACGATTCTCGGAGCCACCGGTTCAATCGGCCGCTCGACGGCCGACGTCGTTCTGGCCCATCGGGACGAGTTCCGCATCGAGGCCGTCGTCGGTGGGCGCGATGCTCCGGCGCTCGCTAAAATGGCCCGCGAACTCGGCGCCAATTTTGCCGCCCTTGCCGATGAGCGCGGGGGCGAGGCGCTGAGGGAAGCCCTGGCGGGAACGGGAATCGCCAGCGGGGCGGGGCCATCGGCCGTTCTCGATGCGGCCGAGCGTGACGCCGACATTGTTCTCGCCGCCATCAGCGGCACGGCCGGCCTGGCTCCGACCCATGCGGCCCTGAAGGCGGGGCGGCGGATTGCCCTCGCCAACAAGGAAAGTCTCGTCAGCGCAGGCGCCGCCTTCATGGCCGATGCCCGGCAACGCGGCGTGGAAATCATGCCGGTGGATTCCGAGCATAACGCCCTCGACCATGCTCTTGCGGCAGGGTTGGGGAGGGATGTGGAAAAGGCGGTTATAACCGCCTCTGGAGGCCCCTTCCGCTCCTGGACGAGGGAGGCCATCGCGGCGGCCGGCGCCAAGGAGGCATCGGCTCACCCGGTCTGGTCCATGGGGTCGAAGATCAACATCGACTCGGCCACCTTGATGAACAAGGGTCTCGAGCTGATCGAGGCGCATCACCTGTTCGATCTCCCGGAGGAGCGGCTCGACGTTCTGGTTCACCCGGAGGCGATCGTCCACGGCCTCGTGCAGTGGAGCGACGGTGCCGTTACGGCCGGGCTTGCCCTTCCCGACATGAAGGTCCCGATCGCGAACGCCTTGCGCAATCAGGGGCGCCTCACCATGGACCTGCCCCGTCTCGATCTTGCCGCGATCGGACGATTAAGCTTCGAACGCCCTGACGAAGAGCGGTTTCCGTGCCTATCTCTGGCTAAGGCCGCACTCAGGGCCGGGGGAGCGATGCCCACCATCCTGAATGCAGCCAATGAGATCGCCGTTGAATCCTATATGGCAGGCCATATCAGGTTCTATGATATTTCGGAGATCGTCGAGCGCGTCTGCTCAATGTTCTCGGGAAGACGGATCTCCGCGCCGGCGACCGTGGCAGATGCTCTCGGGATGGACCAGGAAGCCCGGCAAGTGACACGGCAGCTCATTCCGACCTATGCTGAAGCGACGCGGCCCTAG
- the lpxB gene encoding lipid-A-disaccharide synthase, whose amino-acid sequence MAEDKPLTIWIVSGEESGDQLGAKLMRSLKARFGRERLRFGGVGGHAMEREGLQSLFPLEEIAVMGFSAVIARLPSILKRIRFTADAVVAAKPDMLVIIDSPDFTHRVAKAVRNRAPGIPIIDYVSPSVWAWRPGRAPKMRAYVDHLLALLPFEPEAHRRLGGPPTTYVGHPLIERLGEIRPAPGEREKRDQGPVKLLVLPGSRRSEVSRLMEPFGEALALLAERSPRPFEVTIPAVAHVAQEIRTRAETWSVKPTIVEGEAAKWAAFRAADAALAASGTVTLELGLSGVPMVVAYRVSKIEEVLKYLIKAPSIVLTNLVLGENVIPELIQWDCTPEKLADALLPLLSDTSEHQRQLAAFSKLDELMKIGDEAPSERAARIVEEVLEAGCKA is encoded by the coding sequence TTGGCTGAGGACAAGCCGCTCACGATCTGGATCGTCTCAGGCGAGGAATCGGGCGATCAGCTCGGCGCCAAGCTGATGCGCTCCCTGAAGGCACGGTTCGGGCGGGAGCGCCTGCGCTTCGGCGGCGTCGGCGGGCATGCGATGGAGCGCGAAGGCCTGCAGAGCCTGTTCCCACTTGAAGAGATCGCCGTGATGGGTTTCTCAGCGGTGATCGCGCGGTTGCCGTCGATCCTGAAGCGCATCCGGTTCACGGCCGATGCCGTGGTCGCGGCGAAGCCCGACATGCTCGTCATCATCGACAGTCCGGATTTTACCCACCGGGTCGCCAAGGCCGTCCGGAATCGGGCGCCGGGCATTCCCATCATCGATTATGTCAGCCCCTCCGTCTGGGCCTGGAGGCCCGGCCGCGCGCCGAAGATGCGGGCTTATGTGGATCACCTGCTGGCGCTTCTGCCCTTCGAGCCGGAGGCGCACCGGCGCCTCGGCGGTCCGCCGACAACCTATGTCGGTCATCCGCTGATCGAGCGGCTCGGCGAGATCCGGCCTGCTCCCGGCGAGCGGGAGAAACGCGATCAGGGGCCGGTCAAGCTGCTCGTCCTGCCGGGCAGCCGCCGCTCGGAAGTAAGCCGTCTCATGGAGCCGTTCGGCGAGGCTTTGGCCCTCCTGGCGGAACGCTCGCCGCGCCCCTTCGAGGTCACGATTCCGGCCGTGGCGCATGTCGCGCAGGAGATCAGGACAAGGGCCGAAACCTGGAGCGTGAAGCCGACCATCGTCGAAGGCGAGGCAGCCAAATGGGCCGCTTTTCGAGCCGCCGACGCGGCGCTCGCCGCCTCCGGCACCGTGACCCTGGAGCTCGGGCTTTCCGGCGTGCCGATGGTGGTGGCCTATCGCGTTTCGAAGATCGAGGAAGTGCTGAAATACCTCATCAAGGCCCCGTCCATCGTGCTGACCAACCTGGTTCTCGGCGAGAACGTCATTCCCGAACTCATCCAGTGGGACTGCACGCCGGAGAAGCTCGCGGACGCGCTTCTTCCGCTTCTGAGCGACACTTCTGAACATCAAAGACAGCTCGCGGCGTTCAGCAAGCTCGACGAGTTGATGAAGATCGGCGACGAGGCGCCGAGCGAGCGGGCGGCGAGGATCGTAGAAGAGGTTCTTGAGGCAGGATGTAAGGCTTGA
- the lpxA gene encoding acyl-ACP--UDP-N-acetylglucosamine O-acyltransferase, producing METVIHPTAVIEDGAKVGPGVKIGPFCTVGPEVELGEGCQLMSHVALAGRTKIGPRTRIFPFASIGHIPQDLKYKGEPSTLEIGADCMIREGVTMNPGTEGGGLRTIIGDRCAFLANSHVGHDTKVGNDCILSNNVMLAGHVTVGDFVIFGGGSAVIQFARVGSHAFVGGMSGLENDLIPYGMAMGNRAHLAGLNIIGLRRRGFTREQIHDIRRAYRLLFADEGTLSERVEDVAGEFDQHPFVHEILDFIREGGDRAICTPRDPVSSAG from the coding sequence ATGGAAACCGTGATTCATCCGACCGCCGTCATTGAGGACGGTGCGAAGGTCGGCCCGGGCGTCAAGATCGGTCCCTTCTGCACGGTGGGACCGGAGGTTGAACTGGGCGAGGGCTGCCAGCTCATGAGCCATGTGGCTCTGGCCGGGCGGACGAAAATCGGCCCTCGGACGCGAATCTTTCCATTCGCATCCATCGGCCACATCCCGCAGGACCTGAAGTACAAGGGCGAGCCCTCGACCCTCGAGATCGGCGCCGATTGCATGATCCGCGAAGGCGTGACCATGAACCCCGGTACGGAAGGCGGCGGGCTGCGCACGATCATCGGCGACCGTTGCGCCTTCCTGGCCAATTCGCATGTGGGCCACGACACGAAGGTCGGCAACGATTGCATCCTGTCCAACAACGTGATGCTGGCGGGCCACGTCACGGTGGGCGATTTCGTGATCTTCGGCGGCGGCTCCGCCGTGATCCAGTTCGCGCGCGTCGGCTCCCACGCGTTCGTGGGCGGCATGTCGGGCCTCGAGAACGATCTCATTCCCTATGGCATGGCCATGGGCAACCGGGCGCATCTCGCCGGCCTGAACATCATCGGCCTGCGTCGCCGCGGCTTCACCCGTGAGCAGATCCACGACATCCGTCGCGCGTATCGCCTGCTCTTCGCAGACGAGGGCACCTTGTCCGAGCGGGTCGAGGACGTGGCCGGGGAGTTCGACCAGCATCCCTTCGTGCACGAGATCCTCGACTTCATCCGTGAGGGCGGCGATCGCGCCATCTGCACGCCGCGGGATCCGGTCAGCTCGGCAGGCTAA
- the rseP gene encoding RIP metalloprotease RseP, translating into MDVLSMISGATGSLFLTLISFLVVLTVVVFIHEFGHFWVGRLCGVGVTAFSIGFGRELVGWTDRKGTRWKICAIPLGGYVKFVGDLNAASVPDQKELDRMPLAERSISFPHQNVAKRAAIVAAGPIANFILAIAIFAGFNYFSGRQVLEPRIEAVQPGSAAEKAGFQPKDLILTVDGRQIQTFADMQLIVSSSAGEPLEFTVERNGQTVNLTATPNLVERTSPFGKQRIGLLGVEASRDPAAIKRLTYSPWGAVKAAVGETWSLVERTLNFIRRLAMGWESTDQLSGPIGIARASGTAFDVGGVYSLVSLIGFMSVSIGLINLFPIPLLDGGHLLFYAIEAVRGRPLSEKAQEIGFRIGFALVGMLMLFATWNDLVHLGTSFLARGS; encoded by the coding sequence ATGGACGTTCTTTCGATGATCAGCGGTGCGACAGGCTCCCTGTTCCTGACCCTGATCTCTTTCCTGGTGGTTCTCACGGTCGTCGTGTTCATCCACGAGTTCGGCCATTTCTGGGTCGGTCGCCTGTGCGGCGTCGGGGTGACGGCCTTTTCCATCGGCTTCGGGCGCGAGCTGGTCGGGTGGACCGACAGGAAGGGGACCCGCTGGAAGATCTGCGCGATTCCCCTGGGCGGCTATGTCAAGTTCGTCGGCGACCTCAATGCCGCGAGCGTCCCGGACCAGAAAGAGCTCGACCGCATGCCGCTGGCGGAGCGCTCGATCAGTTTTCCCCATCAGAATGTTGCCAAGCGCGCCGCTATCGTTGCGGCAGGGCCCATCGCCAATTTCATCCTGGCCATCGCCATCTTCGCGGGCTTCAACTACTTCAGCGGGCGGCAGGTGCTCGAGCCGAGGATCGAGGCGGTCCAGCCCGGGAGCGCGGCCGAGAAGGCCGGCTTCCAGCCCAAGGACCTGATTCTCACCGTCGACGGCCGGCAGATCCAGACCTTCGCCGACATGCAGCTGATCGTGAGCTCCAGTGCCGGTGAGCCGCTCGAGTTCACGGTCGAGCGCAACGGGCAGACGGTTAACCTAACGGCAACACCGAATCTCGTCGAAAGGACCAGCCCGTTCGGCAAGCAGCGCATCGGGCTCCTCGGGGTCGAGGCCTCGCGCGATCCCGCGGCGATCAAGCGCCTGACCTATTCCCCTTGGGGAGCCGTCAAGGCGGCCGTAGGGGAAACCTGGAGCCTCGTCGAACGGACGCTCAACTTCATCCGCCGCCTCGCCATGGGGTGGGAATCGACCGATCAGCTCTCCGGTCCCATCGGAATCGCCAGGGCTTCCGGGACCGCATTCGACGTGGGAGGGGTCTACAGCCTGGTGAGCCTGATCGGGTTCATGTCGGTCTCGATTGGACTTATTAACCTATTTCCCATTCCGCTGCTGGATGGCGGCCATCTTCTGTTCTATGCCATTGAAGCGGTTCGCGGGCGTCCTTTGAGCGAAAAAGCCCAGGAAATCGGCTTCAGAATAGGGTTTGCCCTGGTGGGAATGCTCATGCTGTTCGCCACCTGGAATGATCTTGTTCACCTTGGCACCAGTTTTCTGGCCCGGGGATCGTGA
- a CDS encoding phosphatidate cytidylyltransferase produces the protein MPSNSKPAPSKELTARVLSALVMVAIALLTAYWGGWPFALFWLAAGIAIMIEWTRMTAVEPRLPVQGVLAVGLAVLTALFLANASLSVFIAAGLLFLAAGTLLARGNGNRIWAASGFLYALPIVLVPPIVREHPELGILGLLWMFAVVWATDIAAYFTGRTFGGPKLCPPISPKKTWSGFMGGVVAAALGGVLVAWVGQKFGLGLPFGLLGTAVISVVASVASQIGDLGESALKRHCNVKDSSHLIPGHGGVMDRLDGFWAVCLIAAAVLSTIHSIP, from the coding sequence TTGCCTTCCAATTCGAAGCCTGCCCCATCCAAGGAACTGACGGCACGCGTTCTTTCGGCTCTGGTCATGGTCGCCATAGCCCTGTTGACGGCCTATTGGGGCGGGTGGCCCTTCGCCCTGTTCTGGCTCGCGGCCGGCATCGCCATCATGATCGAATGGACCCGCATGACGGCTGTGGAGCCGCGCCTGCCGGTGCAGGGCGTTCTTGCGGTCGGCCTCGCTGTCCTGACTGCTCTTTTCCTGGCGAATGCGAGCTTGAGCGTCTTCATTGCCGCGGGGCTGCTCTTCCTGGCTGCAGGCACGCTCCTGGCGCGCGGCAACGGCAACAGAATCTGGGCGGCATCGGGATTTCTTTACGCGTTGCCGATCGTGCTCGTTCCACCGATCGTCCGTGAGCATCCCGAACTCGGCATCCTGGGCCTGCTATGGATGTTCGCCGTCGTGTGGGCGACGGACATCGCCGCCTATTTCACGGGCCGGACCTTCGGCGGACCGAAATTGTGTCCGCCCATCAGTCCGAAGAAGACTTGGTCCGGGTTCATGGGGGGCGTCGTAGCGGCAGCCCTTGGCGGGGTGCTGGTCGCCTGGGTAGGGCAGAAATTTGGCCTGGGACTTCCATTCGGACTCCTCGGCACGGCGGTCATCTCCGTCGTCGCCTCTGTTGCGAGCCAGATCGGAGATCTCGGCGAGTCGGCTCTCAAGCGCCATTGCAACGTCAAGGATTCGAGCCATCTTATCCCGGGTCATGGCGGCGTGATGGACCGCCTGGATGGTTTCTGGGCCGTATGCCTGATCGCTGCGGCCGTTCTTTCGACGATTCACTCCATCCCATAG
- the lpxD gene encoding UDP-3-O-(3-hydroxymyristoyl)glucosamine N-acyltransferase, with translation MTESQFFPQAKTLTLRQVAEIANAALPDGTDGEFLLKGVAPLESAGPGDLAYMDNPAYVGALAATRARACLVTPRYAAKVPPQTVAIVTPQAYRVFAQVLAILFPSAMRPESSFASSGISPGSFVHPSARLEHGARVDPGAVVGPYAEIGAGTLIGAHSVIGAHVKIGRDCSIAAHVSVSHAFIGNRVILHPGVRIGQDGFGFAMGPQGHLKVPQVGRVIIQDDVEIGANSTVDRGASRDTVIGEGTKIDNLVQIAHNVVIGRHCVIVAQVGIAGSTTIEDYVALGGKVAVKGHVRIGMGAQIAATSGVNGDVPPGARWGGTPARPMRDWFREITALKKLASRGDSAKDDDASS, from the coding sequence ATGACAGAATCCCAATTCTTTCCGCAAGCCAAGACGCTGACATTGCGTCAGGTGGCGGAGATCGCGAATGCAGCGCTCCCCGACGGTACCGACGGGGAGTTTTTGCTTAAGGGCGTCGCTCCCCTGGAGAGCGCGGGCCCTGGCGATCTCGCCTATATGGACAATCCGGCCTATGTGGGAGCCTTGGCCGCGACGCGGGCGCGGGCCTGCCTCGTGACCCCGCGTTACGCCGCGAAGGTTCCTCCCCAGACCGTCGCCATCGTGACCCCGCAGGCCTATCGGGTGTTCGCCCAGGTGCTCGCGATCCTGTTCCCCTCCGCCATGCGGCCGGAATCCTCCTTCGCATCGTCCGGAATCTCCCCCGGCTCCTTCGTCCATCCATCCGCCCGGTTGGAACACGGGGCGCGGGTCGATCCCGGCGCCGTCGTCGGTCCCTATGCGGAGATCGGGGCAGGGACCCTGATCGGCGCTCATTCCGTGATCGGAGCCCACGTCAAGATCGGCCGCGATTGCTCGATTGCCGCCCATGTGAGCGTGTCCCACGCCTTCATCGGCAACCGGGTCATCCTTCATCCGGGCGTGCGCATCGGACAGGATGGATTCGGCTTTGCCATGGGACCGCAAGGGCATCTGAAGGTGCCGCAGGTCGGGCGGGTCATCATCCAGGACGATGTGGAGATCGGAGCGAATTCGACCGTGGACCGGGGCGCCAGTCGCGATACGGTCATCGGCGAAGGGACGAAGATCGACAATCTCGTGCAGATCGCCCACAACGTGGTGATCGGCCGCCACTGCGTGATCGTCGCCCAGGTCGGCATTGCCGGCTCGACCACCATCGAGGATTACGTGGCCCTCGGCGGCAAGGTCGCCGTCAAGGGGCACGTGCGGATCGGCATGGGGGCCCAGATCGCGGCGACGAGCGGCGTCAACGGCGATGTCCCGCCCGGCGCCCGGTGGGGCGGCACTCCCGCCCGTCCCATGCGCGACTGGTTCCGCGAGATCACGGCCCTGAAAAAGCTTGCATCCCGGGGCGATTCCGCCAAAGACGACGATGCGTCTTCATAA
- a CDS encoding LpxI family protein, which yields MSKGPIAIIAGAGQLPIQLLDHLERTGQEVRVLAFRGFAEAELQRRAHATVDLLDLKTIMTTLEGWRPQAVSLVGAVRRPGFSALLSAYSLLRNMHEVREVITRGDDQVLRGAVMLLEERGHRVVGAHELAPDLVASRSLSGSRSPNADDREAITVGLDLLKSLSAFDIGQGAVVARRHVLAIEGPEGTDRMIRRVMKMRQTWFGLRRREEGGVLIKAAKRGQDLRVDMPTIGPRTITEAARAGLSGIAVGAGSTFVLEQEKTLHTADRLGLFLVAVDLPWMENSLG from the coding sequence ATGTCCAAAGGCCCGATCGCGATTATCGCCGGGGCCGGGCAACTTCCCATCCAACTCTTGGATCACCTGGAGCGGACGGGACAGGAGGTGCGCGTTCTCGCCTTCCGCGGCTTCGCGGAAGCGGAGCTGCAGCGCCGCGCCCATGCCACCGTCGATCTGCTCGACCTCAAGACCATCATGACCACCCTGGAGGGATGGCGGCCGCAGGCCGTCTCGCTCGTCGGTGCCGTGCGGCGTCCCGGCTTCTCCGCGCTTCTGAGCGCCTATTCCCTCCTGCGGAACATGCACGAGGTGAGGGAGGTGATCACCCGCGGAGACGATCAGGTCCTGCGTGGAGCGGTGATGCTGCTGGAGGAGCGCGGCCACCGGGTCGTCGGCGCCCATGAGCTCGCGCCCGATCTGGTCGCTTCCCGGTCGCTGAGCGGCAGCCGCTCGCCCAATGCGGACGATCGTGAAGCGATCACTGTGGGGCTCGATCTTCTCAAGTCGCTGTCGGCTTTCGATATCGGCCAGGGGGCCGTCGTCGCCCGCCGGCATGTTCTGGCGATCGAGGGACCCGAGGGCACCGACCGGATGATCCGGCGCGTCATGAAGATGCGCCAGACCTGGTTCGGCCTGCGCCGGCGCGAGGAAGGCGGGGTGCTCATCAAGGCCGCCAAGCGCGGCCAGGACCTGAGGGTCGACATGCCGACCATCGGCCCCCGCACCATCACCGAGGCCGCAAGGGCAGGGCTGTCGGGCATCGCCGTCGGGGCGGGCTCCACGTTCGTGCTGGAGCAGGAGAAGACCCTGCACACGGCCGATAGGCTCGGCCTGTTCCTCGTGGCCGTGGACCTGCCCTGGATGGAGAATTCCCTTGGCTGA
- the bamA gene encoding outer membrane protein assembly factor BamA, with amino-acid sequence MMSTTTPRRKKPATTAIVAISALMAGITAAESAFAQQVAPGNRRASASQGPIVNRVVIEGNKGVEKALIQDQLQARGRAPYNQAAVDADVQRILEIYRRSGRGLAQVTPRLVDLPNGTVDVVYTINEGDKTGVKEIRFVGNSQVSSSRLRGIMQTSESNLLSFLKSNDVYDPDRLSNDLDLIRRYYLKNGYADYQLVSSDVQFDPNAGGYVITITVNEGEQYRFGNVSVDPRLSGVDPEAVRKGIATSEGSTYNAEAVEKSVQALTTNVARQGNPFAQVRPVGTRDPSTRTVNLAYVIEEGPRIYIERINVRGNSRTRDYVIRREFELGEGDAYNQVLVDRAERRLNNLGYFKRVRISNEPGSSADRVVVNVDVEDQSTGSFAISGGYSTADGFIGEVSVTETNFLGRGQFVRLAGQLGQRAHGVDFSFTEPYFLGYRMAAGIDLYSKFSDQTRYARYENRVTGGTLRLGLPITEEFSVTARYSLFQQSVDIPNDIKQPYNDCSAPIPGYTVLNPDGVPNRAFCEGNGEASLAIKQSQGDTITSLAGLTFNYNTLDNIRDPRNGFYAEVKTDFAGLGGDSRYFRVTGDARYYRELFEDVVGIARVQGGHIIGFDNNNDGGDNGNLRIVDHFFMGPSLVRGFAPNGIGPRDISSLDSRANAVGGTTYFGGSLEMQFPIWGLPRELGLKGAIFADAGTLFGYEGPTRFALNGGSILDPADAGVCVQNPTVPQNCINVLDSKVIRSSVGASVLWSSPLGPIRFDYAYALTKEEGRLLPNGTRVGEDRTQAFRFTGGTRF; translated from the coding sequence ATGATGTCGACGACCACGCCTCGCCGGAAAAAACCGGCCACTACTGCCATTGTCGCGATCAGCGCGCTCATGGCCGGAATTACTGCCGCGGAGAGCGCCTTCGCGCAGCAGGTGGCACCGGGGAATCGCCGTGCTTCGGCCTCGCAGGGACCTATCGTCAACCGCGTCGTGATCGAAGGTAACAAGGGCGTCGAGAAGGCCCTGATCCAGGACCAGCTCCAGGCCCGCGGCCGTGCGCCCTACAATCAGGCCGCCGTGGATGCCGACGTTCAGCGCATCCTCGAGATCTACCGCCGCTCGGGTCGTGGTCTCGCCCAGGTGACTCCCCGTCTGGTCGATCTGCCGAACGGCACGGTCGACGTGGTCTACACCATCAACGAGGGTGACAAGACCGGCGTGAAGGAGATCCGGTTCGTCGGGAACAGCCAGGTCTCGTCCAGCCGCCTGCGCGGCATCATGCAGACGAGCGAGTCGAATCTCCTGAGCTTCCTCAAGAGCAACGACGTCTACGATCCGGATCGCCTGTCGAACGACCTCGATCTCATTCGCCGGTACTACCTGAAGAACGGCTATGCCGATTATCAGCTCGTTTCCAGCGACGTTCAGTTCGACCCGAATGCCGGCGGTTACGTCATCACGATCACCGTGAACGAGGGCGAGCAGTACCGTTTCGGCAATGTGAGCGTCGATCCGCGCCTCTCCGGCGTGGACCCCGAGGCCGTGCGCAAGGGCATCGCGACCTCCGAGGGCTCGACCTACAACGCGGAAGCCGTCGAGAAGTCGGTCCAGGCGCTGACCACGAACGTGGCCCGTCAGGGCAACCCGTTCGCCCAGGTGCGCCCGGTCGGCACACGCGATCCTTCGACCCGCACGGTCAACCTCGCCTATGTGATCGAGGAAGGTCCGCGGATCTACATCGAGCGCATCAACGTGCGCGGCAACAGCCGTACCCGCGACTACGTGATCCGTCGCGAGTTCGAGCTGGGCGAGGGCGATGCCTACAACCAGGTTCTGGTCGATCGCGCCGAGCGCCGCCTGAACAACCTCGGCTACTTCAAGCGCGTTCGCATTTCGAACGAGCCCGGATCCTCGGCTGACCGCGTGGTCGTGAACGTGGATGTGGAAGACCAGTCCACCGGCTCGTTCGCCATCTCGGGTGGTTACTCGACGGCGGACGGCTTCATCGGCGAAGTCTCGGTCACCGAGACCAACTTCCTCGGCCGGGGCCAGTTCGTCCGTCTCGCCGGTCAGCTCGGCCAGCGCGCCCACGGCGTCGACTTCTCGTTCACGGAGCCGTATTTCCTCGGCTACCGGATGGCGGCGGGTATCGACCTGTACTCGAAGTTCAGCGACCAGACCCGCTATGCTCGTTACGAGAACCGGGTGACGGGCGGTACGCTGCGTCTCGGCCTTCCGATCACGGAAGAGTTCTCCGTCACGGCCCGCTACTCGCTCTTCCAGCAGTCGGTGGATATCCCGAACGACATCAAGCAGCCCTATAACGACTGTTCGGCTCCGATCCCGGGCTATACGGTCCTGAACCCCGATGGAGTTCCGAACCGCGCATTCTGCGAAGGCAACGGCGAAGCATCCCTGGCCATCAAGCAATCGCAGGGCGACACCATCACGTCGCTGGCCGGCTTGACGTTCAACTACAACACCCTCGACAACATCCGCGACCCGCGTAACGGCTTCTACGCCGAAGTGAAGACGGACTTCGCCGGCCTCGGCGGCGACTCCCGTTACTTCCGCGTGACCGGCGATGCCCGCTACTACCGCGAGCTGTTCGAGGACGTGGTCGGTATCGCCCGTGTCCAGGGTGGTCACATCATCGGCTTCGACAACAACAACGACGGCGGCGACAACGGCAATCTGCGCATCGTCGACCACTTCTTCATGGGCCCGTCGCTGGTCCGCGGCTTCGCCCCGAACGGCATCGGTCCGCGTGACATCTCGAGCCTTGACAGCCGTGCGAACGCGGTCGGCGGTACCACCTATTTCGGCGGTTCGCTCGAAATGCAGTTCCCGATCTGGGGTCTGCCGCGTGAGCTTGGCCTGAAGGGCGCGATCTTCGCCGATGCCGGTACCCTGTTCGGCTACGAGGGCCCGACCCGGTTCGCCCTGAATGGCGGCAGCATCCTCGATCCCGCCGATGCCGGCGTCTGCGTGCAGAACCCCACCGTACCGCAGAACTGCATCAACGTGCTCGACAGCAAGGTGATCCGCTCCTCCGTCGGCGCCTCGGTGCTGTGGAGCTCGCCGCTCGGTCCGATCCGCTTCGATTACGCCTATGCGCTCACCAAGGAAGAGGGCAGGCTCCTTCCGAACGGCACCCGGGTCGGTGAAGACCGCACCCAGGCCTTCCGGTTCACGGGCGGCACTCGCTTCTAA
- the fabZ gene encoding 3-hydroxyacyl-ACP dehydratase FabZ, with product MSEAPTTLQTADIMEILELLPHRYPFLLVDKIIEIDGDNSCIGIKNVTFNEPQFTGHFPSRPIFPGVFLIEAMAQTAGAICVKAKMAEQAKPKQVFFMTIDKVKFRRPVEPGDRVEFHMKKLNNRRNMWWYKGEAKVDGTLVCEAEVSAMLVLE from the coding sequence ATGTCCGAAGCGCCCACCACGCTTCAAACCGCCGATATCATGGAGATTCTGGAGCTTCTGCCGCACCGGTATCCGTTCCTCCTGGTCGACAAGATCATCGAGATCGACGGCGACAATTCGTGCATCGGCATCAAGAACGTCACCTTCAATGAGCCACAATTCACGGGCCATTTCCCGTCTCGGCCGATTTTCCCCGGCGTCTTCCTGATCGAGGCCATGGCGCAGACGGCAGGTGCCATCTGCGTCAAGGCCAAGATGGCGGAGCAGGCCAAGCCGAAGCAGGTATTCTTCATGACCATCGACAAGGTGAAGTTCCGCAGGCCGGTGGAGCCCGGAGACCGGGTCGAGTTCCACATGAAGAAGCTGAACAATCGCCGCAACATGTGGTGGTACAAGGGCGAGGCCAAGGTGGACGGCACCCTCGTCTGCGAAGCCGAGGTCAGTGCCATGCTGGTGCTCGAATAA